One region of Chlorobiota bacterium genomic DNA includes:
- a CDS encoding glycoside hydrolase TIM-barrel-like domain-containing protein, which yields MPRLLLSILLLSITALLLALQLGCSNARTESGHAPMPQPGTNVAAIPADTATRRTIEFRGVNLAHIHRRGLGYGSAASAREMDSLKAIGINWTAITPFGYQEGASAEQIMGFAASEAGDLDPSMGSDDLKAEIGLAHQRGIRVALKPHIWSHDFWDGSQWHGTVAQPTPQAHARWWRSYRAMILHYARLAQESGADLFCIGTELVMMTTTHPDEWRVLIADTRKVYRGPLTYAAHWDRELEDITFWDALDYIGITAYFPLNVPDTATVEQLAEAWRPHLERIERLANATNRPVLFMEAGYRPATGTFREPWKYEGGVLDYDAQRRAYEAMFRATTARPWFKGLFLWKAFTDPDRAARHGEDTGFTFRRKPAEGVVKKWFLGNGG from the coding sequence ATGCCTCGTTTGCTTCTTTCAATTTTGCTTCTTTCAATCACCGCGCTACTGCTGGCGTTGCAGTTGGGGTGCAGCAATGCCCGCACGGAATCGGGCCATGCGCCCATGCCCCAGCCTGGCACCAACGTGGCGGCCATTCCCGCAGATACCGCCACCCGCCGCACGATTGAGTTCCGTGGGGTCAATCTTGCTCATATCCATCGGCGGGGGTTGGGGTATGGTTCGGCGGCATCGGCGCGGGAGATGGATTCGTTGAAGGCCATCGGCATCAACTGGACGGCGATTACTCCGTTCGGCTACCAAGAAGGGGCAAGCGCGGAACAGATCATGGGCTTTGCGGCATCGGAGGCGGGCGACCTGGACCCAAGCATGGGGAGCGATGATTTGAAAGCGGAGATTGGGCTGGCGCATCAGCGGGGAATCCGCGTGGCACTGAAGCCCCATATCTGGTCCCATGATTTTTGGGATGGAAGCCAGTGGCACGGAACGGTGGCGCAGCCCACGCCGCAAGCCCATGCACGCTGGTGGCGCAGCTACCGCGCCATGATCCTTCATTACGCACGGCTTGCCCAAGAGTCCGGGGCCGACCTTTTCTGCATCGGCACCGAGCTGGTGATGATGACCACCACCCACCCTGACGAATGGAGGGTCTTGATTGCCGACACACGCAAGGTTTATCGCGGGCCACTTACCTACGCCGCGCATTGGGATCGGGAGTTGGAGGACATCACGTTTTGGGACGCGCTGGATTACATCGGCATCACTGCCTACTTCCCGCTGAACGTCCCCGACACCGCAACGGTTGAGCAGCTGGCCGAAGCATGGCGGCCACACTTGGAACGGATTGAGCGATTGGCCAACGCCACCAACCGCCCCGTGCTGTTCATGGAAGCCGGATACCGCCCAGCCACCGGAACCTTTCGCGAGCCGTGGAAATACGAAGGTGGAGTTTTGGATTACGACGCGCAACGGCGTGCCTACGAAGCAATGTTCCGCGCCACAACCGCCCGCCCCTGGTTCAAAGGCCTCTTCCTCTGGAAAGCCTTCACCGACCCCGACCGCGCCGCCCGCCACGGCGAAGACACAGGCTTCACCTTCCGGCGCAAACCAGCCGAAGGGGTTGTGAAGAAATGGTTTTTAGGGAATGGGGGTTAG
- a CDS encoding magnesium chelatase: MIHTASGEHRPTTFGQLKDSGYQPLTVKEEMRKNLIRKLRLNEPLFPGIVGFDDTVIPQLINAILARHDILLLGLRGQAKTRIARMLTLLLDEHLPIVAGSEINDSPFAPVSQHSRTLLAQHGDSTPIEWLPRDARYGEKLATPDVTIADLIGDIDPIKAASRRLTYADEGAIHFGIIPRTNRGIFVINELPDLQPRIQVGLFNIMQEKDIQIRGFNVRMPLDLVMVFTANPQDYTNRGAIITPLKDRIDSQIITHYPRTLEDGMAITRQEAWIGREQDGMVVMPEYIEQIVEMVAMQARRSEFVDQGSGVSARMTISTMETLISNAERRAIINGDEMVVPRIVDLQHSLTGITGKVELVFEGEQEGPLKVARALIGKAVRQVFAAYFPNPLERPRRSEKGEALADPYAAILNWFTEGNALELGDMMTFVAYQKELERVPGLRDLTLRHLKINRGNPWEVATGMEFVLDGLHQNSKIAKEEFDGRTSYKDLVGTIFTGRGRFDDEEEEL; the protein is encoded by the coding sequence ATGATCCATACAGCATCTGGTGAGCATCGCCCAACCACGTTCGGCCAATTGAAGGATAGCGGCTACCAGCCGTTGACGGTAAAGGAGGAGATGCGGAAAAACCTGATCCGCAAACTCCGTTTGAACGAGCCGTTGTTTCCGGGAATTGTTGGGTTCGATGACACCGTCATTCCGCAGCTTATCAACGCCATTCTTGCCCGGCACGACATCTTACTGCTTGGCTTGCGTGGCCAGGCCAAAACCCGCATTGCGCGGATGCTGACGCTTCTGTTGGATGAGCATCTGCCAATCGTTGCTGGCTCGGAAATCAACGACAGCCCGTTTGCGCCCGTTAGCCAGCATTCGCGCACCCTTCTTGCCCAGCATGGGGATTCCACCCCGATTGAGTGGCTTCCCCGCGATGCCCGCTACGGCGAAAAACTTGCCACCCCCGACGTCACCATCGCCGACCTTATCGGCGACATTGACCCGATTAAAGCCGCCAGCCGCCGCCTTACCTACGCCGACGAAGGGGCGATTCATTTCGGGATTATCCCGCGAACAAACCGGGGCATTTTTGTTATCAACGAGCTTCCGGACCTTCAGCCGCGCATCCAGGTGGGGTTGTTCAATATCATGCAGGAGAAGGACATCCAGATCCGCGGCTTCAACGTCCGAATGCCGTTGGACCTTGTGATGGTGTTCACCGCCAACCCGCAGGACTACACCAACCGTGGCGCGATCATCACCCCGCTGAAGGACCGGATTGATTCCCAGATTATCACCCACTACCCCCGCACGCTGGAAGATGGAATGGCGATCACCCGCCAGGAAGCATGGATTGGGCGCGAGCAAGATGGAATGGTGGTGATGCCGGAATACATCGAGCAGATTGTGGAGATGGTGGCGATGCAGGCCCGCCGTTCCGAGTTCGTGGACCAAGGTTCCGGCGTTTCGGCACGCATGACGATCTCCACGATGGAAACACTGATCTCCAATGCCGAACGCCGCGCGATCATCAACGGCGATGAGATGGTGGTGCCGCGTATCGTGGACCTTCAGCACTCCCTGACCGGAATCACCGGCAAGGTGGAGCTGGTGTTTGAAGGGGAGCAGGAAGGTCCGCTGAAGGTGGCGCGTGCGTTAATCGGGAAGGCCGTGCGCCAGGTGTTCGCCGCCTACTTCCCGAACCCGTTGGAGCGCCCGCGCCGCTCGGAAAAAGGGGAGGCGTTGGCGGACCCGTATGCCGCAATCCTGAATTGGTTCACCGAGGGGAACGCGTTGGAGCTTGGGGACATGATGACGTTTGTGGCGTATCAGAAGGAGCTTGAGCGGGTCCCCGGGTTGCGGGATTTGACGCTGCGGCATCTGAAGATCAATCGCGGCAATCCGTGGGAGGTTGCCACCGGGATGGAGTTCGTGTTGGATGGGCTGCATCAAAACTCGAAAATCGCAAAGGAAGAGTTCGACGGGCGCACCAGCTACAAAGATTTGGTGGGGACCATCTTCACCGGGCGCGGGCGATTTGATGATGAGGAAGAAGAGCTGTAG